The nucleotide sequence ACAGCTCTTCTAGCCTGTTTGATTTATTACGCATACTCATCACTTGCACACCCTGTTCACTTAACTGAGTAAACACCGGGTTTAATCCCTCGGTTTTCTCAACATCAACTTCTAACGTGTGATCATCGATTAAGCGGTACTCAAACCCTGTTAAGTTGGGCGCTTGCGCCGTGGTTTTAATATCCAACACAAAAGTTTCAATACTCAGTTTGGAGAGTAATGATTTCATACTGGTATTTTCTACAATAATCCCCTTGTTAATAATGGCGATATTGCGGCACAACATTTCAGCCTCTTCAAGGTAGTGAGTGGTTAAAATAATAGTGATGCCTTGGCGGTTAATCTCTTCTAAAAAGCCCCACATAGAGCGGCGAATTTCAATATCAACCCCCGCCGTAGGTTCGTCAAGAATCAGTAGTTTTGGCTCATGCATCAGGGCACGCGCTATCATTAATCTGCGTTTCATACCGCCAGAGAGCTCACGGGCACGGGCATCTCGCTTTTCCCACAAATCCAGCTGGGCTAGGTATTTTTGTGCTCGTTCTTTGGCCACGGAACGAGGCACACCATAGTATCCGGCTTGATTCAGCACAATCTGCATGACAGTTTCAAACTGATTAAAGTTGAATTCCTGTGGCACTAAGCCAATACAGGCTTTTGCTTGTTCCATTTGGCTATTCAAATCGAAACCAAATACAGACACCTTGCCATTGGTTTGATTAACCAACGAGCTAATGATGCCAATGGTGGTGGACTTTCCCGCCCCATTCGGCCCCAGTAGTGCGAAGAAATCGCCTTGCTCAACCGTGAGATCTACGCCATTTAACGCTTGCACGCCGCCTTTATAGGTCTTTGTTAACCCTTGAATATCTAACGCTTTCATGAAATGCCCGTGTGTTGAATGCTACTGTTTATTCACGTTGGTGAGAGGTGCCTGCCAAAAAAACATGTAGGGTATTATATTGCTTCTCGCCCTAGTGTACCCTAATCCATTGATTAAGTTGATCTCACTCAGCAATTCCTTGACCCAACACATGTGAATAAGAAGGCAAACGCCTACCTTGTGCCGTTGTTGATTAATAATAGTGAAATTCCATTTTTCAACCCTAAGCGCCACTGATTGGGCAACATGAATGACATAAAATAGAAAGCTGATAACGGCAATAAAAAAGCGCTGTGCTTCGGTTGGGGACAAAACACAGCGCAAAGGGTAGGTGACCCAAGTTGGGGTGTGCATGAAGGCATACATGATGTCAAGCACCTGATAAGTAAAACATCACGATGAGGCATTGTTGGGGAGCGAAAGGGGAAAAGTTCCGACGATTACGGGCAATTATGTCAGCATTGTGGCCAAGTTATGCTTTTTTTGCCGAACTCAGGCAATTGTGAAACTTGCACGGTATAGTACACACAATATCCATGTTCCTCTGTAAATGAAGAGTGATTTTTATGCCTAAAACCATTGCTTTGGTTGAAGATGATGCCGCGATTAGAGAAAACTATTTGGCGGTTTTACGCGCTCAGGGTTACCACGTAGATGCCTATGAAGATAGACCCAGCGCGTCACGCGCATTTAATGCAAACCTACCTGACCTTGCCATCATTGATATCGGCTTAAAAGAAGAGATGGAAGGCGGTTTTTTACTGTGCCAGCAACTACGCAACTTGTCGCCAACCTTACCGATAATCTTTTTCACTGCCCGTGACAACGATGTGGATACTATCAGCGGGCTTAGAATGGGCGCAGACGACTACCTCACCAAAGACATTAGTATGGCGCATTTGTTGGCCAGGATTGCGGCTTTGTTTCGCCGTATAGACTTGATGCGAGCGCCAAAGGCACAAAATGATGAAACTGTGATTGGAGAATTACGTGTTGATGCATCGAGAATGACAGTGAGCTGGAAAAATGAACCCGTGGCGCTAACTGTGACCGAATTTTGGATGCTACATGCTTTAATTAAACATCCCGGACACGTTAAAAGTCGCCAGCAATTAATGGATGAGTCTCGTATGGTGGTTGACGATACCACCATTACCTCACACATAAAGCGGATGCGTAAAAAGTTTATTCAGCTTGATGCTCAATTTGATCATATCGATACCGTATACGGTATGGGTTATCGCTGGCAGCTATAGGGCATTCACCTAATGCGGTTTCGTTTTTCCATACGTCTACAGCTTCTGGTGCTGTCACTGTTTTTATTTGCTATTCCGTATTTAGGATACAAATACGTATGGGAATTAGAACAGTATTTGCGCATTGGCCAAGAACAAACCATGATTGGTACGGCTAGAGCCGTGGCCACTGCCCTACACGAACGCCCTGCGCTGTTTGACAGTCAATCTGCGTATCTAAAGAATGTACGCCCAGGCACAGATCTTTACGCACCGCCTATACAATACCCTATTCAGCTTGATGGCGAACTTAATGATTGGCAGCGAATTGATCACTTGGTGGCAAGTTATGGCAGCGATGAAGTCGTCGAAACCTACACAAAGACACTGGCTAACCCCAACCCCACTTTACGCTTCAAACACATGGTGGGACGTTACGGCCAGTTTTTGTATGCTATGTTTGAAGTCACTGATGATGTATTGCTTTGGCGTCAACCCAATAGTTTAAGTGTAGAAAGAGCAGACCATTTACTGATTGGGTTAAAAACGCCACAAGGCGACCTCGCACGTTATGTTATCGCCCCTTTTGAGAGCGGATGGGTAAACGCGTATAAGTTGTCAGATAACCCCAACACCTATCGTGCGGTTAAGAATGCCCTACAGATACAAGGACGCTGGCAGCAAACCGCCACCGGCTACAATATAGAGCTTCGTTTTCCTTTATCGATGACAACAGATGCTTTGGGCTTCGCCATTGTAGATGTTGATGATGATAGGACTAGAGAGAAACGACACGCCATTGGCACTGCTAACCCCAATCATATTGAGGAGCTAGGCACCGTAGTTACGCCGTCACCGGAAATTGAACGAATTTTGGCGGGATTGAAATACGCAGACTCACGGGTTTGGGTGATAGATAAACACAAACGTGTGCTTGCTCGGGCCGGCGATATTCAAACCGCCCCAGGTATTGCAATAAAAGATGCCAGGCGCGAATCGCAAGGTGTGTGGGGATGGATAGAATCCCGTTGGCTACTGCCCCTTTATTACCATATTCTCACAAAACCACCGGCAGATTTCGTAGACGAACTAGAAGACGCCTATGCCCTCGCCGGTCAAGATCTCGGCAAGGCCCTTGCTGGTCAACCCGATTCTTTATGGCGTCTTAGTCCAGACAATAAAGCGGTGATTTTATCCGCCTCTTACCCTATTTTTATTGAAGGTAACGTGATGGGCGCGGTAGTGGTAGAGCAAACCACAAATGGTATTCGTTCTTTGCGTAATCGCGCCTTAGAGCAACTTTTCCACGTAATACTGGCAGTCATGCTACTTGGTACAGTAGGCTTACTATTATTTGCAAACCGCATCTCTGGCCGCATTCGCCATTTACGGGACAGCACCGAGCGCATCATCGACAACAACGGAAAAATTGTGGGCACCTTACCTGTGAGTAAAAATCAAGATGAAATTGGTGATTTATCTCGTGCGTTTTCAGATGTGCTTCAACGTTTGCAGCAATATAACTCGTACCTGGAAAATATGGCGGCGCGATTGTCTCATGAGCTGCGAACGCCCATTGCCATCGTTAAATCTTCGCTAGACACCTTTTCGCAAATCGATGATGAGTCTCAAAAAGATATTTTTATACAGCGAGCGCAAAGTGGAATTCATCGACTCAGTACCATTTTAAATAGCATGAGCGAAGCCACAAGATTAGAGCAAGCCCTTGTGGATGAAGAACGCGTAACCTTTCAACTCGCTAACGTAGTTGAAGGATGTGTTGGCGGGTACGTGCATGCCTACACGCAACGTAAATTCAGCTTTGCTTGTCATACCGACAACAGTAAATTGCATGGCTCACCAGACTTAATTGCACAAATGTTGGATAAAGTGGTAGCAAATGCCGTTGACTTCAGCCAAAACAATGATGAAATAAGCCTCTCCATTTCGCAAAAAGATAAACAAATTCAGCTTATTATCTACAACCCTGGTCCATTACTGCCCGATGGTATGAAGTCGCAACTCGTCAATTCTATGGTCTCCGTGCGTGCCGATGCCACACGCCATGAAAAGAGTGATACCCCCCACTTAGGCCTAGGTTTGTTTATTGCCGACCTTATTGCTAACTTTCACCGCGGCACCCTTAATATTAGCAACGCCCCTGATTTTAGTGGCGTAGAAGTGATTTTTACCTTCCCCACCTTAAAGTAACACTTAAAACTTTTTTAAAAAAATATCACCATGATAATTATTATCATTTGTATTTACAAAAATTTTGACTTTCTTTACACTTCTGATCACACACATACAGATACTTCAAAGAAGACACTAGGAAACACAATGAAAAATAAAAGCTTATCGATGGGTGCATCTACCATTGCTGCGGCCTTAGCATTTGGACACAGTGCCGCATTTGCGCAAGATACCGATGTTGATTGTAAAGACTTAACGGCTGCAGAGTGCGCAAAACAAAGCGACGAGGCCATTGAGCTCATTCGAATTCATGGCGTTCAGCAGTCGATATACCGTTATAGCAAGTCTGGCGATCCTCGCCGTGTTGCGGATTTAGTTGATACACCACAAACCATTAGCGTTCTTACTCAAGACCAAATTCAAGAGAGCGGAAAAACCGACCTTAAAGATATTCTTTCAGCGCAGGCCGGTGTAACGCTGGGTACTGGTGAGAATGGTAATGCTTTTGGTGATCGCTATATTATTCGAGGCCACGAAGCCCGCAGCGATGTTTTTGTTGATGGACTGCGTGACCCAGGCATGACCACGCGTGAAAGCTTTGCTACCGAACGTGTTGAAATTACGAAAGGCCCAAGCTCTACATTTGCCGGTCGTGGTTCATCAGGCGGTGCGGTTAACTCTATTACTAAAAAGGCGTCAACCAGCTACAACTTTGGCCGCGTAGATGCAGCCATCGGTACCGATGAACATACTCGTTTTACTCTCGATTTAAATAAGACACTTACCGAAAACAGCGCCGTTCGTTTAAACGCCCTGACGTCGTCAGAAGACAAGCCAGGTCGCGAAGGTATTGAACGAGATCGTAATGGCCTTCAGCTTTCTTATGTAAACCAACCTACCGATCGCTTGTCGTTTACTGGTGATATTTACTATCTTGATGCGGAAGATAAGCCTGACCTTGGCAGCTACTTCGACCGCGATGCCGGCTATCCTCTTGAAGATATTCCAGTATACGCACAAGATGAAGACTTCATGAACTCAGAAGTGACGACCTTTACACTGCGTACCGAGTATGAAATTAGTGACAACGTGCGTTTTTATAACGCGACCCGCGTCGGTAAAACAGAAAATGAATATGTCACTACCGGTATGCGAGGAACAAACCGAGACGCAACCGACCCTGATGCCCCTGGTGCCTACACGCTATCGCTAAGCAATCACCAAGGCTGGCAAGATGTTGACTATGTCACTACTCAGTTTAACCTATTCTGGGACACGCAATTTGCCGGCTTTGAGCATAAATTTGTGTTCGGTTTTGAGTACACCGACGAGTCAGTGGACAACGGTGTATTCAGTGTAGAATACGGAAATGAGTCAAACTGCTTAACCGGTGGTCGTCGTGGTGTATCTGAAAGCTACTGCCTGCTCGATGGTGATGGCAACATGGTAGACAACATCAACAGCCTAATGGGTAAACAAATCACCCGTGGTGATGCTGACGCGCTTTACGATATTGAAACCTACTCATTGTACGCAATGGATACCTTCGAGCTAACTGAAGCCCTTGATGTATTTTTCGGCTTACGTATAGATAGCTACGACTATAGCAACCAAACATCTTCTGAACTCTATGAATTCTCTGATGAACTTTATAACGGCCACGCCGGCCTTGTTTATGAAGTATCAGAGCACGGTAATATTTATGCCTCTTACAGTACAGCCACTAACATTAATGGCGGCGAGTCTGACCTAGGTGCTAACTGTGGCTATGGCGGCCTTTGCGGTACACCTGAGCAAGCGGCGCAAGCCGATCCTGAACAAGTAGAAAATATTGAACTTGGTACTAAATGGCTATTGTTTGATGAGAAACTCAGCGCTAATGCCGCTATTTTCCGCATCACCAAAAGCGATGTACACGAAAGCGTAGGCGATGCATATTCTACGCTAGGCACACTAAACACCGGTGAGAACCGCGTTGAAGGTGTAGAATTTGGTGTGAGTGGTGACGTGACTGAGAAGTTTAGCATTCAAGCGTCTGCGGCCGTTATGGACTCTGAAGTACTAGACTCTTATTCTGACGATAACATTGGCCTTGCACTGAGTAACTTTGCTGATAAGAGCTTCTACCTACAAATGCGTTATCAACCCAACGAGAAGTTCGCGTTCGGTGGTGATTACAGCTATCAATCTGAAATGTATGGTGGCCAACCCGA is from Alteromonas australica and encodes:
- a CDS encoding TonB-dependent receptor produces the protein MKNKSLSMGASTIAAALAFGHSAAFAQDTDVDCKDLTAAECAKQSDEAIELIRIHGVQQSIYRYSKSGDPRRVADLVDTPQTISVLTQDQIQESGKTDLKDILSAQAGVTLGTGENGNAFGDRYIIRGHEARSDVFVDGLRDPGMTTRESFATERVEITKGPSSTFAGRGSSGGAVNSITKKASTSYNFGRVDAAIGTDEHTRFTLDLNKTLTENSAVRLNALTSSEDKPGREGIERDRNGLQLSYVNQPTDRLSFTGDIYYLDAEDKPDLGSYFDRDAGYPLEDIPVYAQDEDFMNSEVTTFTLRTEYEISDNVRFYNATRVGKTENEYVTTGMRGTNRDATDPDAPGAYTLSLSNHQGWQDVDYVTTQFNLFWDTQFAGFEHKFVFGFEYTDESVDNGVFSVEYGNESNCLTGGRRGVSESYCLLDGDGNMVDNINSLMGKQITRGDADALYDIETYSLYAMDTFELTEALDVFFGLRIDSYDYSNQTSSELYEFSDELYNGHAGLVYEVSEHGNIYASYSTATNINGGESDLGANCGYGGLCGTPEQAAQADPEQVENIELGTKWLLFDEKLSANAAIFRITKSDVHESVGDAYSTLGTLNTGENRVEGVEFGVSGDVTEKFSIQASAAVMDSEVLDSYSDDNIGLALSNFADKSFYLQMRYQPNEKFAFGGDYSYQSEMYGGQPDTAAGYDADAGEYSIRVPDYQVINLFANYYHSESLTFRVNIGNALDEEYWTAAYRSGAFMYIGDGRNITGTVNYEF
- the pdsS gene encoding proteobacterial dedicated sortase system histidine kinase, which produces MRFRFSIRLQLLVLSLFLFAIPYLGYKYVWELEQYLRIGQEQTMIGTARAVATALHERPALFDSQSAYLKNVRPGTDLYAPPIQYPIQLDGELNDWQRIDHLVASYGSDEVVETYTKTLANPNPTLRFKHMVGRYGQFLYAMFEVTDDVLLWRQPNSLSVERADHLLIGLKTPQGDLARYVIAPFESGWVNAYKLSDNPNTYRAVKNALQIQGRWQQTATGYNIELRFPLSMTTDALGFAIVDVDDDRTREKRHAIGTANPNHIEELGTVVTPSPEIERILAGLKYADSRVWVIDKHKRVLARAGDIQTAPGIAIKDARRESQGVWGWIESRWLLPLYYHILTKPPADFVDELEDAYALAGQDLGKALAGQPDSLWRLSPDNKAVILSASYPIFIEGNVMGAVVVEQTTNGIRSLRNRALEQLFHVILAVMLLGTVGLLLFANRISGRIRHLRDSTERIIDNNGKIVGTLPVSKNQDEIGDLSRAFSDVLQRLQQYNSYLENMAARLSHELRTPIAIVKSSLDTFSQIDDESQKDIFIQRAQSGIHRLSTILNSMSEATRLEQALVDEERVTFQLANVVEGCVGGYVHAYTQRKFSFACHTDNSKLHGSPDLIAQMLDKVVANAVDFSQNNDEISLSISQKDKQIQLIIYNPGPLLPDGMKSQLVNSMVSVRADATRHEKSDTPHLGLGLFIADLIANFHRGTLNISNAPDFSGVEVIFTFPTLK
- a CDS encoding ABC transporter ATP-binding protein codes for the protein MKALDIQGLTKTYKGGVQALNGVDLTVEQGDFFALLGPNGAGKSTTIGIISSLVNQTNGKVSVFGFDLNSQMEQAKACIGLVPQEFNFNQFETVMQIVLNQAGYYGVPRSVAKERAQKYLAQLDLWEKRDARARELSGGMKRRLMIARALMHEPKLLILDEPTAGVDIEIRRSMWGFLEEINRQGITIILTTHYLEEAEMLCRNIAIINKGIIVENTSMKSLLSKLSIETFVLDIKTTAQAPNLTGFEYRLIDDHTLEVDVEKTEGLNPVFTQLSEQGVQVMSMRNKSNRLEELFVRLVETAKQAG
- the pdsR gene encoding proteobacterial dedicated sortase system response regulator — translated: MPKTIALVEDDAAIRENYLAVLRAQGYHVDAYEDRPSASRAFNANLPDLAIIDIGLKEEMEGGFLLCQQLRNLSPTLPIIFFTARDNDVDTISGLRMGADDYLTKDISMAHLLARIAALFRRIDLMRAPKAQNDETVIGELRVDASRMTVSWKNEPVALTVTEFWMLHALIKHPGHVKSRQQLMDESRMVVDDTTITSHIKRMRKKFIQLDAQFDHIDTVYGMGYRWQL